The sequence below is a genomic window from Deferribacterota bacterium.
ATCAAATGAAACGGGGGTGTAGTATGAATGAGATAAATGATGAATTTATCACTAATATGCTATTAAATTCAAAAATAGTTGCTATAGTTGGGGCATCAAATAAGCCTGAAAGGGCAAGTAATGGCATTATGAAATTCTTGCTAAAAAATGGATATAATTGTATTCCGATTAATCCTAATGAAGATGAGGTTTTAGGTGTTAAGGCCTATAAATGTTTGTTAGATTTAGATGTAAGACCAGATATTGTTGATGTATTTAGAAGATCAGAAGAGACCCCTAATATTGTTAAAGAGG
It includes:
- a CDS encoding CoA-binding protein, yielding MNEINDEFITNMLLNSKIVAIVGASNKPERASNGIMKFLLKNGYNCIPINPNEDEVLGVKAYKCLLDLDVRPDIVDVFRRSEETPNIVKEAALKKAKLIWLQEGIYSEEAKEIADKASIPIIMDKCLFKEYLRLIISKKGNTNTN